In Aedes albopictus strain Foshan chromosome 3, AalbF5, whole genome shotgun sequence, the following are encoded in one genomic region:
- the LOC109422735 gene encoding trichoplein keratin filament-binding protein, with product MKSAKLQAALAKRREAEQIKFQKSAAVERYYDQWSRITSRFDSWNSPQFNRQAEEAARKREEAEKREAAVAERREKLRVQLQQEKDDFQREIKEKFRTKPKPIPTELLEGVRSRLNDVEAKRRMDLEARLYTKWRMGYDRDAVILDSKSSSQAMAKLNWMDRQVELQLQNEKERKENQEREIRLHEEARRHEELLLEKNKLREQQIKELRNHQEVHVKELKSREQEMNELKMYEMRLRTKKEEFEKELEQLRVYNDRRRDRVVAMHNLRRIKMLLRERSEAVRNDLKHDLQLLQRISIDNPESNESIDYLRKKFQLQYDLEVDQQTAIETMYESEAKHNLSKWEDKWNEEALIREQQLRCLLEDRILDFESKLMDTIQRQRDLIDVRETHIKAIEAANQQLKELMSEKAKDLTVVGSSNQVRELLVEKDNSSQPSRPSTSQNSRRSSTFSSIFPFDDLSVRDLKLCERKPIDVDGTAVPLSAPKFGRKKVAWC from the exons ATGAAGAGTGCCAAGCTGCAGGCTGCCCTGGCCAAGCGCCGCGAAGCCGAGCAGATCAAGTTCCAAAAGTCGGCGGCCGTCGAGCGGTACTACGACCAGTGGAGTCGCATCACGTCGCGGTTCGACTCGTGGAACTCGCCGCAGTTCAATCGGCAGGCCGAGGAAGCCGCCCGCAAACGCGAGGAAGCGGAAAAACGGGAAGCCGCTGTCGCCGAGCGGCGCGAGAAACTGCGTGTGCAATTGCAACAGGAAAAGGATGATTTCCAGCGGGAGATTAAGG agaaattccgcaCCAAGCCAAAACCCATCCCCACGGAACTTCTGGAGGGCGTACGATCCCGTTTGAACGACGTAGAAGCGAAACGCCGCATGGATCTGGAAGCCCGACTGTACACCAAATGGCGCATGGGTTACGACCGGGACGCCGTGATATTGGACTCGAAGAGTTCCAGCCAAGCGATGGCCAAACTAAACTGGATGGATCGTCAGGTGGAACTCCAGCTGCAGAATGAAAAGGAACGCAAAGAAAATCAGGAGAGGGAGATTCGCTTGCATGAGGAAGCTCGAAGGCACGAGGAGTTGCTGCTGGAGAAGAACAAGCTAAGGGAACAACAGATTAAAGAATTACGGAATCACCAGGAGGTTCATGTGAAAGAACTGAAATCAAGAGAGCAGGAAATGAACGAACTGAAAATGTACGAAATGCGACTGCGAACCAAGAAGGAAGAATTCGAGAAAGAACTCGAACAACTTCGGGTGTACAATGATCGTCGGCGCGATCGAGTGGTGGCCATGCATAACTTGAGGCGCATCAAGATGCTGCTTCGGGAGCGATCGGAAGCGGTTCGCAACGATCTGAAGCACGATCTGCAACTGTTGCAGAGAATATCTATTGACAATCCGGAGTCGAACGAAAGTATCGACTACCTGCGGAAGAAATTCCAACTACAGTACGATCTGGAGGTTGATCAGCAGACGGCCATCGAAACGATGTACGAGTCGGAAGCCAAGCACAATCTTTCCAAGTGGGAGGACAAGTGGAACGAGGAGGCGCTGATTAGGGAACAGCAGCTGAGGTGCCTGTTGGAGGATCGAATTCTGGATTTCGAGAGCAAACTCATGGACACCATCCAGCGGCAGCGTGATCTGATCGATGTGCGCGAAACACACATCAAAGCCATTGAAGCCGCCAACCAGCAGCTGAAGGAGCTGATGAGTGAAAAGGCCAAGGACCTCACAGTGGTTGGCTCGTCCAATCAGGTTCGAGAGCTGCTGGTAGAGAAGGACAATAGCTCACAACCGAGCAGACCATCGACGTCTCAAAATTCCCGTCGTAGTTCCACGTTTAGTAGCATTTTTCCGTTTGACGATTTGAGTGTGCGAGATCTGAAGCTGTGCGAGCGGAAGCCTATCGATGTGGATGGGACAGCAGTTCCACTGTCGGCGCCAAAGTTTGGCCGGAAGAAGGTAGCCTGGTGCTAG